From one Candidatus Zixiibacteriota bacterium genomic stretch:
- a CDS encoding RrF2 family transcriptional regulator translates to MNISTRGRYGLRALVELSTLSREGPVNLRDLSEKQKMSIDYLEQIFNKLKKAGIVQSIRGAKGGYILASDEGKITVSQVINALDGPISISNCYNPNLREKSCTGPATCVTRVLWKGLEDTIDSMLSDITLKDLRTQGFNLKLKRSLKNGKKNLLGS, encoded by the coding sequence ATGAATATATCAACTCGTGGAAGATATGGTTTAAGAGCGCTTGTCGAGCTTTCAACGCTTTCCAGAGAAGGTCCGGTTAATTTGAGGGACCTTTCTGAAAAACAGAAGATGTCCATTGACTATCTTGAGCAGATTTTCAACAAGCTGAAAAAGGCTGGTATAGTACAGAGCATACGCGGAGCCAAGGGGGGATACATTCTGGCTTCAGATGAGGGTAAAATCACGGTGAGCCAGGTGATCAATGCTTTAGATGGTCCCATTTCCATCTCCAACTGTTATAACCCGAATCTAAGGGAGAAAAGCTGCACCGGACCTGCGACCTGTGTCACCAGGGTTTTGTGGAAAGGGCTTGAGGATACTATAGATTCTATGCTCTCTGATATCACCCTGAAAGATCTGAGAACTCAAGGATTTAATCTTAAATTAAAGAGGAGCCTAAAGAATGGAAAGAAAAATTTACTTGGATCATAA